In Sphaeramia orbicularis chromosome 5, fSphaOr1.1, whole genome shotgun sequence, a genomic segment contains:
- the LOC115419043 gene encoding achaete-scute homolog 5-like, which produces MSSTFSSSFFGPGGLRFGLAPSSGHCEDHGAAQPSDPVSGPVPFLLYPPPVDRANLGGFYKGPLLPYLPPFHHHGHFSVYECPFEPAFIQKRNERERQRVKCVNQGYAKLRDHLPGHSADKRLSKVETLRAAIRYIKYLQGLVEPEDGSGGGQRPGSTSPGPDSEGFTC; this is translated from the coding sequence ATGAGCTCCACCTTCTCTTCGTCATTCTTCGGTCCTGGTGGTCTGAGGTTTGGTCTGGCGCCCTCCAGCGGACACTGTGAGGACCATGGCGCGGCGCAACCTTCGGACCCAGTGTCGGGGCCGGTCCCGTTCCTCCTGTACCCTCCCCCTGTGGACAGGGCCAATCTGGGAGGGTTCTACAAAGGCCCTCTCCTGCCCTACCTGCCCCCCTTCCACCACCACGGACACTTCAGTGTCTACGAGTGTCCCTTTGAGCCCGCCTTCATCCAGAAGAGGAATGAGCGCGAGCGCCAGCGGGTCAAGTGCGTGAACCAGGGCTACGCTAAACTGCGGGACCACCTGCCGGGTCACAGCGCCGACAAGAGGCTGAGCAAGGTGGAGACTCTGCGGGCCGCCATCCGGTACATCAAGTACCTGCAGGGACTGGTGGAGCCCGAGGACGGATCTGGGGGGGGACAGAGACCCGGGTCCACATCTCCAGGTCCGGACTCTGAGGGCTTCACCTGTTAG